One window of the Thunnus albacares chromosome 3, fThuAlb1.1, whole genome shotgun sequence genome contains the following:
- the myoz2b gene encoding myozenin-2b isoform X1, with amino-acid sequence MSQFCTMPAGERKKRAAAICREVHGTNGDTMDLGKKLSTPKDIMFEELSLLSNRGSRLFKMRQRRSDKYTFESIQNEANAQLNSDILSENIHPVEIKVDAPADENTVNPDSTVSDATPEKMPKSYHSPWELAMLSDPDLAETLKLRMPELDPRPDLPEYKSFNRVATPYGGFDKAPRGITFKLPELDLNPPAYPELQELGMKRPTFNRTAQGWISEGTHLILPTITLEPITVPVPESDDL; translated from the exons ATGTCACAATTCTGTACAATGCCAgctggagagaggaagaagcgTGCAGCAGCTATTTGTCGAGAGGTCCACGGTACCAATG GGGACACCATGGATCTAGGAAAGAAGCTCAGCACTCCTAAAGACATTATGTTTGAGGAGTTATCGTTGCTTTCCAACAGAGGCTCCCGACTTTTCAAAATGCGCCAGAGGAGATCTGACAAATACACATTTGAAAGTATCCAAAACGAGGCAAACGCACAGCTAAAT AGTGATATTTTATCCGAGAACATTCACCCTGTTGAAATTAAAGTGGACGCACCAGCCGATGAAAACACTGTTAACCCAGACAGCACAGTTTCAG ATGCGACTCCAGAGAAGATGCCTAAATCCTATCACTCTCCATGGGAGTTGGCCATGCTCAGTGATCCAGACCTCGCTGAAACTCTCAAACTGAGAATGCCTGAACTGGACCCACGACCAGATCTCCCTGAGTACAAATCCTTTAACCG GGTTGCCACTCCATATGGTGGCTTTGACAAAGCTCCCAGAGGAATCACATTCAAACTCCCTGAGTTGGACCTGAACCCACCAGCATACCCAGAGCTCCAGGAGCTGGGGATGAAGCGCCCCACCTTCAACAGGACAGCCCAGGGATGGATATCCGAGGGCACCCATCTGATCCTACCCACCATTACACTTGAGCCCATCACAGTCCCAGTCCCAGAGTCTGATGACCTGTAG
- the myoz2b gene encoding myozenin-2b isoform X2: MDLGKKLSTPKDIMFEELSLLSNRGSRLFKMRQRRSDKYTFESIQNEANAQLNSDILSENIHPVEIKVDAPADENTVNPDSTVSDATPEKMPKSYHSPWELAMLSDPDLAETLKLRMPELDPRPDLPEYKSFNRVATPYGGFDKAPRGITFKLPELDLNPPAYPELQELGMKRPTFNRTAQGWISEGTHLILPTITLEPITVPVPESDDL; the protein is encoded by the exons ATGGATCTAGGAAAGAAGCTCAGCACTCCTAAAGACATTATGTTTGAGGAGTTATCGTTGCTTTCCAACAGAGGCTCCCGACTTTTCAAAATGCGCCAGAGGAGATCTGACAAATACACATTTGAAAGTATCCAAAACGAGGCAAACGCACAGCTAAAT AGTGATATTTTATCCGAGAACATTCACCCTGTTGAAATTAAAGTGGACGCACCAGCCGATGAAAACACTGTTAACCCAGACAGCACAGTTTCAG ATGCGACTCCAGAGAAGATGCCTAAATCCTATCACTCTCCATGGGAGTTGGCCATGCTCAGTGATCCAGACCTCGCTGAAACTCTCAAACTGAGAATGCCTGAACTGGACCCACGACCAGATCTCCCTGAGTACAAATCCTTTAACCG GGTTGCCACTCCATATGGTGGCTTTGACAAAGCTCCCAGAGGAATCACATTCAAACTCCCTGAGTTGGACCTGAACCCACCAGCATACCCAGAGCTCCAGGAGCTGGGGATGAAGCGCCCCACCTTCAACAGGACAGCCCAGGGATGGATATCCGAGGGCACCCATCTGATCCTACCCACCATTACACTTGAGCCCATCACAGTCCCAGTCCCAGAGTCTGATGACCTGTAG